In Monodelphis domestica isolate mMonDom1 chromosome 1, mMonDom1.pri, whole genome shotgun sequence, the sequence AAATGTAGTGTTCATTATTTAATACTATTATTGAGGTTAGAGTTGAAGATAAAACTGCTTCTCAAGACTGGTTTTGTTTAAGTGACTAGAAGATTTAAGGGGTAGCTAGGCAGCATAGAggacagagtaccaggcctagagtcaggaggtcttgaattcaagtctgaccttagatactttctaacacagtgtccctgggaaagtctatttaaccccaattgcctaacccttattgctcttctgccttagaatcaatatttagaatctattctaagacagaaataagggctagaaaaaaacaaaacagaatactTAATGAGGTATCCCATGGGTGAAGATGACCAGGGAATTACAACTTCTGAATGCTCAACCATATTCCACTGGAAAGAGGTGGTAACATTACTGCCACTTCCCCTAATCTCATTTTGGAGGCCACCAAACAACAAAGCTGGAATCTGATCTAGAGAAAATGAGCTTTAGCAGTACAGACAGAATGGGAGAATAGAGACAAAGCTAAGAAACAAACAACTGAGTTAGAAGGAACTTTACAATGCAGATTAATAGAACCAACTGTCAGAATGGGAACATCTTAGAACACTGActattaaaactagaaaaaaatgccAGAATACAGAACCAGGAGGCAGCATAACATAGGGGAAAGAGCAAAGGATCTGAAATCAGAGAAGTCATTTCACTGTCCTGAAGCCaagtgtcctcatttgtaaaatgaggtctCCTCATAGGGTCAcgaggaaagtattttgtaaacttttttaaatgttctGTAAGCTaccattgttatcatcatcatttactATTGttgttaataagcacataaaatgtTAGAGCCAGAAGGGCTCTTAGatagaactgattcaaatttatgttgatgaatggtcaaagagTATGAACTGGCAGtttccagaggaaaaaattcCAAGCTGTCaataacaatatgaaaaaaatgctctaaatcactaataattaggaaaatgcaaaataaaacaactctgaggttccatctcACACCCATAGGATCAGTCAAATTGACAAAAATAGATAATGACAAATTTGTTgaggggctgtgggaaaacaTGTATATTAAATGCACTatttggtggaattgtgaaatgatcaagccattctggaaagcaagttggaactatgcccaaaaagctattaaactgtgcatactctttgacccagcaattttCTATGTTCTACAtccaaaagaaagaggaaaaggattcatatatacaaaaaatatttgtaacagctcCTTTTTTTGGTGGTaatgaattggaaactgaggagatacccatcaattgagaaTGGCTGGAAAAAAATTGCtccatatatatgtgatataatactactgtgctataagaaacaatgaacagaatGGTTTCAGCAAAACGTGTATTCTTGTATGAACTGCTGAGGAGTGAGGTGAGCAGAGCTAGGAGAATAATTTAGAGTAATAGTAATATTGTTAAAGATCATCAGTTGTGAAAGATTTAAATGCCCTGATCTCCAAAATGACCAACCAGAATTCCAAGATGCAACATGCTACCTATCTCTTGATAGAAAGGCACTCTGAACTCAGAGTGcaaattgaactttttttttcttgacatggctaatgtgggaaatttttttgtttaacttTATGTATTTTGacgtgtttgttttgtttttcttgctttcttactTGGAAGCAAGGTTAGGTGGAGATGGCAGGAAGAAAATGCagatctgaaaagaaaatttaattgaaaatcaaaagaaggTCCATAGAGATCTAGTCCAattttttgttttacagatgagggaatcaAGGCCCAAAGAAGGAAAGGCCTTGACAAAATTCACAGTGgaggagccaggcctagaaccTATCTCTCCTAGTCAGGGTATTTTCTAAATGCCCTGGCTTCTTGACACCACTCAAAATGGgaaatttttcatttcaaaaactAAAAAACGTATCATGATTTTTTCCAGAACAGAAAACTTTAGGACATGGAAGACCAATTTATGCATTTTTTACCTGATATATCACTGAGTGATAttcaagaaaatgagattttagttcAAAGATTAATTCTGCCAAGATCATCTCGAATATAATAAGTTaagaaatttcttaaaattaagtTACCTTCCTTTCTCTACAATTTTTTGAACTGCAACTTATTTTAACATTACAAACCACAATTTTTGGTTTTTCAAAAGTCAGTGCTCAAAggcaaaaaaagggggaaaaagatgaaacaaaataACTTAAGTTTCTAACAAAACACACGACTGGAAGTTGTAAACCTTAAGAACTTTGTCAGGTAAGGCTTTAACCAACAACCCACATCCTGCTAACAATTATACAGAATTTACTCAAAGAAACAAGCATTCTCATAGTTTTGACAAAACACTGATAGACAATTACTCACTTTCAGTGAGTACATAAGTTATCTAATACTTTTGTCTTTAAGGCACTCCAGTTTAAAAGGTAGTCAATTAGAATCTGGCTGCAATATTTACAGTCAACTGAAGAAATGTAAATATTACAAGAAGATTGTTTTTCCAGGCTTTTCCAGACCCCATGGGCCAGATCCAGGCCTGAAAGACATATGCAAAGAATATCCGAGGCAAATGTTTAAATAATATTAAGAGTCAATCAAATATAAAGATAAATGGTGTCTAGGAGACAGCAGAGGATAAAGACAATTCTGGGGCCCTTAACTTTGCATTTAGGCACAACTAGCCATTCATCATGTACCTTAGTCCTGGtccccaaaagaccttaaaaacAAAGAAGACCCAGGTGAAGGTCAGACGAAGCCTAGGTCAATCTGGTTAAATAGCACGATTCATATTCAGAGATATTGCCCCTACATTAAATGATCCCAGACAATTTCCTTTTGGGGGATTTATGATGTTTTGCATCTTTTTCCTTGCTGTGAGTCTGTCAAGTGTCATGCATTTGCTAAAACTATCAAATGAGATAGGATTGATAACTGCGCAAAAATACctaattaagaaaaatgaaaaaagtttaatCTTGCTCCTCCCTGATCTTTCCTTTACTTCTTGTAACTATCTTGCTTCAAATTCAGACTGGAGCTCTGGGGAGGAAGTCCAGGAGAAAAGGGTTTCCGGTACCAAAAGCCATATGTTCCATGCCAGCCCACCAAGCCAAACAGGGTACCAAACACTTTCTGGGACAGGTCATGGAAGTAAACAGAAGTACAAAGGAACATCCAAACCCAAATGTATGTCAAGCAGCCCAAGGCAACAACCAAGGAAGTAAGAGCAAAGTGCATGTTATGGTTCCTGTCCATCTTGACATCTTGTAGAACAGCCATTTCCtccacaatggatagaacacagTAGGTCAGAAGGAAAGAGTGGCCAGAGATGTCAAAGCCTTGCCAGAAACCGCCACCTTTACGGCATTCCTCCTTGCTGTTAAATTCTTTTTGGATACTTTCCAGGGCAGATGATTTGTAGCAGT encodes:
- the FITM2 gene encoding acyl-coenzyme A diphosphatase FITM2; the encoded protein is MEHLERCAWFIRTTLVRTTVRRYLPWTLVAFMLCGSLVKEYSPLPPSYLSNKRNVLNVYFVKVAWGWTFILLLPFIALTNYHLTGKAGVVLRRLCTLLVGTVIWYVTTTVFWKIEHYTGNCYKSSALESIQKEFNSKEECRKGGGFWQGFDISGHSFLLTYCVLSIVEEMAVLQDVKMDRNHNMHFALTSLVVALGCLTYIWVWMFLCTSVYFHDLSQKVFGTLFGLVGWHGTYGFWYRKPFSPGLPPQSSSLNLKQDSYKK